A genomic window from Bacteroidota bacterium includes:
- a CDS encoding T9SS type A sorting domain-containing protein, with the protein MNKFENKIYIGDLQSGFYILQITLKSKKIITEKIIIEN; encoded by the coding sequence TTGAATAAATTTGAAAACAAAATTTATATTGGCGATTTACAAAGTGGATTTTATATTTTGCAAATTACCTTAAAATCAAAAAAAATAATTACTGAAAAAATAATTATAGAAAACTAA